The Salmonella enterica subsp. houtenae serovar Houten genome has a segment encoding these proteins:
- the dkgA gene encoding 2,5-diketo-D-gluconic acid reductase A, which produces MANPTIIRLQDGNVMPQLGLGVWKASNEEVIAAIHKALEVGYRSIDTATAYQNEEGVGKALKEANVAREELFITTKLWNDDQKRPREALQESLKKLQLDYLDLYLMHWPVPAIDHYVEAWKGMIALQKEGLVKSIGVCNFQIHHLQRLIDETGVTPVINQIELHPLMQQRQLHAWNATHKIQTESWSPLAQGGEGVFDQKVIRELADKYGKTPAQIVIRWHLDCGLVVIPKSVTPSRIAENFAVWDFRLDKDELGEIAKLDQGKRLGPDPDQFGG; this is translated from the coding sequence ATGGCTAATCCAACCATTATCAGGCTACAGGATGGCAACGTAATGCCACAACTTGGGCTGGGAGTCTGGAAAGCAAGCAATGAAGAGGTGATCGCGGCAATTCATAAAGCGCTGGAGGTGGGCTATCGATCGATTGATACCGCCACAGCATATCAGAATGAAGAGGGCGTCGGTAAAGCGCTAAAAGAAGCGAATGTGGCGCGGGAAGAGCTGTTTATCACCACCAAGTTGTGGAATGACGATCAAAAACGTCCCCGCGAAGCCCTGCAGGAGAGTCTGAAAAAACTGCAGCTTGATTATCTCGATCTCTATCTGATGCACTGGCCCGTACCGGCTATCGATCACTATGTCGAAGCCTGGAAGGGCATGATCGCGCTGCAAAAGGAGGGGCTGGTAAAGAGTATCGGGGTCTGTAATTTTCAGATCCATCACCTCCAGCGTCTGATCGATGAAACCGGCGTTACCCCGGTCATCAACCAGATCGAGCTACACCCCTTGATGCAACAGCGCCAGCTACATGCGTGGAATGCGACGCATAAAATCCAGACCGAATCCTGGAGCCCGCTGGCGCAGGGCGGCGAAGGCGTATTCGATCAGAAAGTGATTCGCGAGCTGGCGGATAAATACGGCAAAACGCCCGCTCAGATTGTTATTCGCTGGCATCTGGACTGCGGGCTGGTCGTCATCCCGAAATCCGTCACCCCTTCCCGTATCGCGGAAAACTTTGCTGTCTGGGATTTCCGTCTCGATAAAGATGAATTAGGCGAGATCGCAAAACTGGATCAAGGAAAACGCCTCGGTCCCGATCCGGATCAGTTCGGCGGTTAA